CACATCCGTCATTGAAGATAAAACACCACGAATAAACTGCTGCGCCTCTTCTAACTCCGCATTTTTCTCTTCAAGTTCAACCTGATACCGCAATAAATCTGCATACACCACATCCATTTTTTGGATCACTTCAATCCACATCTCTTCATTACCTTGTGTCATCGCATGGGTTGCGGTGTTGGTAATTTGCTGAGAAAGAGCTTGCGGCATGGCTATAATTTACTCAACTTTCTACGACTTGCAATGTATCATCAGGTGAGTCCAAGGTTTCAACTTTTTCTAAACCATACCGTTCGAGTTTATTGCGTAAGCCCACACGGGATAGCCCCAGTTCTTTTGCCGTTTTACTTTTATTCCAACGATTGCGAATCAATGCTTCCTTCACAATCTTAGCTTCCAAGCTATCCAATCGTTCACGCAATGAGCCCTCTTGTGTCATCAGCCAGTCTAACTCTGCTTCATCCTCTTGGGGCGCTGCTCTTAATACTTGTGGTGACAACAACTCTGCACCCAAATAGTCACCTGTTGACATCACCAACATCCGTTTGACTTCATTTTGCAATTCACGCACATTGCCTGGCCAATGGTAAGCCTGCATACACGCTAAAGCCTCATCGCTAAAACCTTTCACCTTTTTGCCCAATTCTCGCATCGCATCAGTCAAAACTGCTTGCGCCAACAAAGGAACATCTTGCAGGCGTTCAGACAGGGGTGGAATCATAATTTTGAATGTTGAAAGCCTATAATATAAATCTTCACGGAATCGCCCTTCACGGACTTCTTGCTCTAAATCTTTATTGGTGGCTGCAATAATACGCACATTGATTTTTTTACGTTCATTGCCACCCAATGGACGAATTTCACCTTCTTGCAGCACACGCAGTAGTTTGACTTGAAAGGCAGGCGTAGTATCACCAATCTCATCCAAGAAAATTGTACCCCCATCCGCCTCTTCAAACAAACCTATACGACTGGTGTTTGCACCCGTGAAAGCACCTTTTTTATAACCAAATAGTTCACTTTCAAGTAATTCATCAGGCAATGCAGCACAATTCTCTGCAATGAACGGTTTATCTGAGCGTAAACTCCCATAATGTAAAGCCCGCGCTGACAACTCTTTACCCACACCCGAAGCACCCATCAACAATACCGACACATCAAATGTTGCGACCTGACGAATCACATCACACACTTGGTTCATACAGCTATCTGGCGCACGCACAATACCATAGTCCACATCATAAGAGTTTATCAGACGTTGACGAATTTCTTGTAAACCTTCTTCAACAGAAGTTGGTAACATTTTTAGCTCTGTTGATAATTGTTGGTTTTCCCGGTGCAGTTCAAACAAACGCACAGCATTGCGTACTGTTAGCAACAAGTTATTAGGATCCCAAGGTTTGGTAATATATTGATGAATACCCGCCTCATTGATGGCGGTGATAATATCTTCAGAGTCGGTGTATCCAGAAATGATAATGCGAATCACTTCGGGGAAACGCCCTCGAACCTCTTGCAAAAATTCAACACCTGTCATCACAGGCATGCGTTGGTCAGAAATAACCACTTGAATCCACTCATCTGTCATCACCATCATGGCTTCATCAGGAGAAGTAGCGATGTGCACATCAAAATCATCTTCCAGCAAACGTTTCAGCGATTCTAAAACACGGATTTCATCATCCACCAATAAAATGGATGGTAATATTTCACTCATGCCGCCCTCCTTGTTTGCATTGCCCTTATGTTACGGTGACTAGCTAGTGTTAACGGGGTACGCGACTTACAGACTTTATAAACAAAGTTATATCTTGCCACATGGTAGCTAGGGTCAAAGCCATAAAAGTTCTTTTTCATGCGCCTTAGTTCTTCTTCGCGATAAACTGCCAAAGGTTTGGCAGCTTCATCTTGTTGACGTTGCTTTCTCTTCTTACGTAAAAACAACTTTAAACCTTCACTGCTCGCTAAACCTCTTGCTTTTTCCCTGACCCTAGCCTGCATACAACCTTTTTCACCCACCATAACATCATCCACCAAGCCTAAGTCCTTGGCTTCAGCGACCCCCATAGGTAAGCGGGCTTGAGTAATTCGCTTAGCATGCGCTTCGCCGCAATACTTAGGTAATAAATAAGTCCAATATTCAGAGCCAAATAGGTTGCCCATATCTTTATAATGCGGGTTCAAAATCACATGCTCATGCGCCCAAACTTCATCAGCCGCGCGTGCTAGAAACACGCCACCAGCTCCAGCATTCCCCTGCATAGCAGAGATAACCATATGCGAAGTCGTTTGAATAATCGCTTCAGATAAATCATTCATGGCATTGATATTTGCCCATGATTCATCCGCAGGACTTTTTGCCGCCTCAATCATATTTAAATGAATACCATTGGACCAAAAGTCAGAGCCACCCATCAATACAATCACCTTGGTTTTTCGTTGCGTAGCTTCCTTATATGCCTTAAGCAAGTCTTTGCATTGCTGAGTGCTCATTGCACCATTATAGAATGGGAAGTGGATATAGCCCACACCCATATTTTCCTCATACAAAATCTCTTGATAACCTTCACTGGATGGGACTTCGTATAAGTCCTTGCATTGCGCTTTAAATAAAAGGGTTGCTGGCAGCTTAAAGGGATGCTCCTGAGCTTTGTCTTTAACATGTCCAACCCAGATAGCACCATCCATGGTTGCCTTGCAAACTGCAAGTCCAGACTTGGCAATAACCTCACCTGCTTTGCCCCGTAAACCCTTGGCAATGTGTGCATCATAAATCAACACTTCCCGACCAAATAATTCATCACGCACACCTGGAAAACCATCCGCACACCTGATTTTGCGTAATACCGTTTCGGTATCATCCTGCTGCCAATTGATTCGTCGCACATTTTGCGCCATCAAAGGGCGCAGCTTTCCTTTGGCAGATAAAAGCTTTTGTTTTAAGGGTGTTGGTTTAAATTCGGAGTCTTTAAAATGTTTAACCGCTTGTTGCACAGCTTGTACGGCGACCGTGGTCACTTCATTGCGGTAAATACTGGCTTTGGTGGCATCACGCATCTCAAATTCAATACTTGCCCAAATATCGCCCGCATCCATCTCGGCATTGGCTTGAAGCACAGTGACACCCCAAGTTTTTTCTCTATTGATAATCGCCCAGTCCAAAGATGAAGGGCCTCTATCGCCCACAATGCCAGGGTGAACAATCAAACATGTATGATTTTGCCAAATCGAATCGGGAATGGCTCGCTTCAAATAAGGTGCAACAATCAAGTCAGGCTGAAACAAATCAATGGCTTCTTGCGCTGTTTCATCATTGATGTCGAACTCGATGGTGACCTCATGTTTATCCTGCTGCAATGCCACAAACAGCCTTTGGGTAAGGCTATTAAAAGCGTGGGTCAGCAGCAAAATTCGCATAGTACCTTAGCAAATCCTAGGTAGCTGTTCGCCAGCCAACCAATCGACAATGCGTGAGCCACCAAATGTGGTTTCCATTTGCACAAAACCGTGCTCATCTTCCACCACTTTGCCAACAATGGCTGCATGTTTACCATATTCATGGTTTTGCATCACTTTGAGCAAGGTATCCGCATGTTCAGGGGCACAAATGCAAATCAACTTACCTTCATTGGCAACATACATGGGGTCTAAACCCAACAATTCACATGCAGCTTTCACATCTTCATGCACAGGCACATCATCTTCGATTAACTGCATACCTACACCCGATTGCTGGGCAATTTCATTTAAGGTTGTAGCCAAACCACCTCGGGTCGGGTCTCTTAAACAGTGAATTTCAGGCACAGCTTCAACCATTTCAGTAATCAAACCATTCAATGCCGCAGAATCAGATAAGATTTCAGTTTCAAACTCTAAACCTTCACGGCTAGACATAATCGCTACACCGTGGTCGCCCATCGTGCCGCTAACCAAAATCACATCACCAGCTTGCGCCTTATCGCCTGAAATATTGACACCTTCAGGCACAACGCCAACACCCGTGGTGGTGATAAACACGCCATCACCTTTACCACGCTCAACCACTTTGGTATCACCTGTGACAATCATAACACCTGCTTTCTTCGCCGCCGCAGCCATGCTTTCCACAATACGGTTTAGGTCTGCCAATGGATAACCTTCTTCGATGATAAAACTCGCAGAAAGATAAAGTGGTTTTGCACCAGACATCGCAACATCATTGACGGTGCCATGCACCGAGAGCGAACCAATATCACCACCTGGAAAAAATAAAGGTGAAATCACATGCCCATCACAACTCATCACCATACGCCCAGCATCCACATGGAACAAAGCTTGGTCGTTGCCTTGGTTGAGCAAGTCATTGTTGAAGTGTTTGACAAAAATTTCTTCAATCAACTGCGCCATGGCTCTGCCGCCACTGCCATGTACCATTTCAACTTGACCATTTTTGAGGTTAAGCTTCATAGGAAATCGTTTTTCTGCCATGCTTATGCCGCCTCTTTCTCAATCTTAATCACTTTGCCACCTTTCACATCAGGCTGGCGGAAGCGACCATACGACCAATATGCAGCACATGCGCCTTCGGATGAAACCATACATGAGCCCATTGGGTTTTCAGGCGTACACACTGTGCCAAACAATTTACAATCGGTTGGTTTTTTCACACCCCTAAGAATCGAAGGGCATTCACAACCTTTTACATCATACGCCACGATTTTAGGGACGGAGAAACGCACTTCTGCATCAAATTCAGCAAACTCTTCTTTAATCGACAATGCTGAATAAGGAACCATACCCAAACCACGCCATTCAAATTCACGGCGTAATTCAAACACTTCAGCCACCAAAGCTTGAGCTTTGAGGTTGCCTTCGCGTGTCACCACACGGGTATATTCATTTTCAACTTCGGAACGACCTTCATTAAGCTGGCTAATCAACATCAAGGCAGATTGCATCACATCCAAAGGTTCAAATCCTGCAATCACCACAGGGCGTTGGAATTCTTCTGCAAAAAATTCATACGGTTCTGTACCAATCACCGAACTCACATGCGAAGGGCCAAAGAACCCGTCAATCGAAACAGCACCCATTTCACGCACTTCAGGCGACTGCAAAATATGCTGAATCGCCGCAGGTGTTAACACATGATTACAGAAAACGGTGAAATTCTTCAAGCCTTGAGCTTGCGCTTGTTTAATAGCCACAGCCGTTGGTGGCGTGGTGGTTTCAAAACCAATGGCAAAGAAAATCACTTCTTTATCGGGAAACTCACGCGCCAATTTCAAGGCATCTTGCGTAGAATACACCATGCGCACATCTGCACCCGCCGCTTTGGCTTTGAGCAGGCTTTTTCGACCAGAAGCAGGCACACGCATCATATCGCCATAGGTGCAAAGAATGGCATCATTATCTTCAACCAAAGCAATGGCATTATCAATACGCCCAATGGGCAATACACAAACAGGGCAGCCTGGACCATGCACGAATTTGACGTTCTCAGGCATCAAGTCTTGCACACCATAACGGAAAATCGCATGGGTATGTCCACCGCAGAACTCCATCAAGTTATAAGTGCGATTGTCATCAGCTTCTTGTGCAATGGCTTTGCTAAGTTTGCGGGCTAATTTCCCATCACGGAATTCATCAACATATTTCATGGTGCAACCTCAGTTGTCTCGCCTGTAAATTCTTCCATCAGCTCAACTTCATCAAACATTTCAAGTGTGCGTGCCGCTTCTTCTTCAGATATTTTGTGCAGGGCATAACCCACATGCAGCAATACATACTCATCCACTTTAACATCTTCAATCAAAGCAATGGAAATATCTTTTTTGACATTGCCTAAGGTGACGGTTGCCATATCTGTGGCTTCATCAATGGCAACAATTCTTGCTGGAATCGCTAAACACATATCAATGCTCCTTTATGCTGCTTTGGCATCTGCATCCACAGAAGCAAGCTTGGGTTGATAACCAATCATGGCGATTTGATGCGTGGCTTGAATCCATTGATACCATGTGTCCATACCTTCACCCGTGGTGGCTGATACTTGGATAATTTTAATGCTCGGATTAACGCGGCGTGCATATGCCATGCACTTCTCAACATCAAAGTTCAAATAAGGAAGCAAATCAATTTTATTCAAAATCATCAAATCTGCGGCATAAAACATATCAGGGTATTTCAGCGGTTTATCTTCACCTTCAGTCACCGATAAAATCGCAACCTTATGCGCTTCACCCAAATCAAATGCGGCAGGGCAAACCAAATTGCCCACATTTTCGATGAACAATACACTCTTATCTTCAGGCGCAAGTGGCTCCATGGCATGACCCACCATGTGCGCATCCAAATGGCAGCCTTTGCCCGTGTTGATTTGCAATGCTTTGACACCTGTTTCACGGATTCTATCGGCATCATTGGCGGTTTGTTGGTCGCCCTCAATCACAGATAAAGCTAATGTACCTTTTAAGTCGGTTAATGTTTTGGTGAGCAATGTTGTTTTACCCGAGCCTGGACTTGAAACAAGGTTGAGTGCCAAAATCGCATGTTCTGCAAAATAACTGCGGTTTTCATTGGCATATTGATTGTTTTTACCCAAAATATCTTGCTCAATTTGCACCATGCGGCTTTGACTTAAGCCAGGTGCATGAGCATGGGCTGGACCTTGTCCGTAATCATGTGTTTTATCATCATGGTGATGATGCTCATGATCGTGAGAGTGTCCTTCATGGGTGTGGTCATGGGTGTGGTCATGGGAATGGTCATGACTGTGGTCGTGTGGGTGTTCATGATCATGACTGTGGCTGTGTGCCGCTCCTTCAATGGTTGTTTCACCTTCACTGCATCCGCAAACTGTACACATCACTCCACCTCCAATTCTTTAATCCGCAGCTCATCGCCACTGGATATTTGTAACTGATAACTACCACAAGACGGGCATGGTTCACCCCGACCTGTAATTTCAACTTCATTCATACACTGCATACACCAAGCCTGCGCTGGTAGTTCAATAATTTCCAGTGTTGAACCATCAGCAACCGAACCTTTGACCACCACATCATAACTGAACAACATGGCTTCATGTTCCACACCCGATAATACGCCAATTTCTAGCCAAACTTTTTTAACTTTTTTAAACCCTTGTTGCTTGGCGCTATCTTCCAAAACGGTTAACACGCCTTCGCACAGTGACATTTCATGCATGGCTCACCTCTAATTCAAATGCAACACAAGGGTCCATAGCATGAATCAATAGTTTGGCTTGTTGTTCAATGGATTTAGCATCACCTTGCAACGTTTCCAATGCTCGTTTTAACACACCATCAGGATGGAAGTTCCACTCCGTTGGCGCAACGATTTGGTAAGTTTCAACCTTGTTTTCAGCATCCAAAACAACCCTGTGTAGCAGGCGACCACGCGCAGCTTCCACTGCACCAAAACCCGTCTTATCAGGCGCACTTCCCACCGCATCACATCTGGATTCAGACTGCATCAATGCCTTTTCTAAATCCAAATACGTCTTGGCAAGTTCCAATAAAACCGCTGCAAAACGAGTCAGTAGACCCACGCCAAATTTCTGCTCCAATTCCACAATCAATGGGTGTGACCGTTGTCTTGCATAGGGTGTACTTTCATAAGTTTTAGCATCAATGCTTGGAGCCTGCATAAAGCCATCAGCATAATCGGATGACAAAACTTGTTCTAACCATACTGTTTCAAATGCAGGCAAGGCTTGCGTATCCGTTGAACCTGAACCCTGCCAAGCTTGTGTGACCAAGTATTGTATAAGTTGCGGTGCATTTAACTGTGTGTACTGCGCCCACAGCAAAAACTCTTCTGCTCCCTTACACTCAAAAAAAGCTTTGGGTGGCATATAAAACACCTGTTCTTTGAGCAAGGTGCCTAACTTCATGGCAACCTTGGATGCTTTGCTTCTTGATGGTTTAACCACATCTTCACCACAAACAAAGGCTTGTTTGTTTGCATCCAAACAGGTTTCCCAATCTTTATCTAAACCCAACACTTGTTTCATCAACGCATGGTTAGCAGAAAGCCCCCTAAGCACTGGCCAATCCAAACAAATACGCCATAAATGCTCACGCATTAATTCCATACGCACTAACTGCGCCCGTACACCACAAGCCTCACGAAACGATTCTGTTTGCATCGCTTGCTCAACCGCAAACGCCGCTGCTGAGGCTTGAGCTTTTGCGCACAAGTTAAACACCATCCCAACCTTTTGTGGTGCTTGCTTTGCATTCGTACCAGCAAGAAGCGCTTGAGCCAGTAATGGTCGTTGCGACTTCACCACTGCTTGCTGAACACCTTGGTTCGCAAGCAACAGTGAAATAGATACATTGCCTTCTAAACCCATCAATCAATGCTCATCAATGACAGATGAATCCTC
This genomic stretch from Ghiorsea bivora harbors:
- a CDS encoding sigma-54-dependent transcriptional regulator encodes the protein MSEILPSILLVDDEIRVLESLKRLLEDDFDVHIATSPDEAMMVMTDEWIQVVISDQRMPVMTGVEFLQEVRGRFPEVIRIIISGYTDSEDIITAINEAGIHQYITKPWDPNNLLLTVRNAVRLFELHRENQQLSTELKMLPTSVEEGLQEIRQRLINSYDVDYGIVRAPDSCMNQVCDVIRQVATFDVSVLLMGASGVGKELSARALHYGSLRSDKPFIAENCAALPDELLESELFGYKKGAFTGANTSRIGLFEEADGGTIFLDEIGDTTPAFQVKLLRVLQEGEIRPLGGNERKKINVRIIAATNKDLEQEVREGRFREDLYYRLSTFKIMIPPLSERLQDVPLLAQAVLTDAMRELGKKVKGFSDEALACMQAYHWPGNVRELQNEVKRMLVMSTGDYLGAELLSPQVLRAAPQEDEAELDWLMTQEGSLRERLDSLEAKIVKEALIRNRWNKSKTAKELGLSRVGLRNKLERYGLEKVETLDSPDDTLQVVES
- a CDS encoding hydrogenase maturation protein, with the protein product MRILLLTHAFNSLTQRLFVALQQDKHEVTIEFDINDETAQEAIDLFQPDLIVAPYLKRAIPDSIWQNHTCLIVHPGIVGDRGPSSLDWAIINREKTWGVTVLQANAEMDAGDIWASIEFEMRDATKASIYRNEVTTVAVQAVQQAVKHFKDSEFKPTPLKQKLLSAKGKLRPLMAQNVRRINWQQDDTETVLRKIRCADGFPGVRDELFGREVLIYDAHIAKGLRGKAGEVIAKSGLAVCKATMDGAIWVGHVKDKAQEHPFKLPATLLFKAQCKDLYEVPSSEGYQEILYEENMGVGYIHFPFYNGAMSTQQCKDLLKAYKEATQRKTKVIVLMGGSDFWSNGIHLNMIEAAKSPADESWANINAMNDLSEAIIQTTSHMVISAMQGNAGAGGVFLARAADEVWAHEHVILNPHYKDMGNLFGSEYWTYLLPKYCGEAHAKRITQARLPMGVAEAKDLGLVDDVMVGEKGCMQARVREKARGLASSEGLKLFLRKKRKQRQQDEAAKPLAVYREEELRRMKKNFYGFDPSYHVARYNFVYKVCKSRTPLTLASHRNIRAMQTRRAA
- the hypE gene encoding hydrogenase expression/formation protein HypE → MAEKRFPMKLNLKNGQVEMVHGSGGRAMAQLIEEIFVKHFNNDLLNQGNDQALFHVDAGRMVMSCDGHVISPLFFPGGDIGSLSVHGTVNDVAMSGAKPLYLSASFIIEEGYPLADLNRIVESMAAAAKKAGVMIVTGDTKVVERGKGDGVFITTTGVGVVPEGVNISGDKAQAGDVILVSGTMGDHGVAIMSSREGLEFETEILSDSAALNGLITEMVEAVPEIHCLRDPTRGGLATTLNEIAQQSGVGMQLIEDDVPVHEDVKAACELLGLDPMYVANEGKLICICAPEHADTLLKVMQNHEYGKHAAIVGKVVEDEHGFVQMETTFGGSRIVDWLAGEQLPRIC
- the hypD gene encoding hydrogenase formation protein HypD, with amino-acid sequence MKYVDEFRDGKLARKLSKAIAQEADDNRTYNLMEFCGGHTHAIFRYGVQDLMPENVKFVHGPGCPVCVLPIGRIDNAIALVEDNDAILCTYGDMMRVPASGRKSLLKAKAAGADVRMVYSTQDALKLAREFPDKEVIFFAIGFETTTPPTAVAIKQAQAQGLKNFTVFCNHVLTPAAIQHILQSPEVREMGAVSIDGFFGPSHVSSVIGTEPYEFFAEEFQRPVVIAGFEPLDVMQSALMLISQLNEGRSEVENEYTRVVTREGNLKAQALVAEVFELRREFEWRGLGMVPYSALSIKEEFAEFDAEVRFSVPKIVAYDVKGCECPSILRGVKKPTDCKLFGTVCTPENPMGSCMVSSEGACAAYWSYGRFRQPDVKGGKVIKIEKEAA
- a CDS encoding HypC/HybG/HupF family hydrogenase formation chaperone, with product MCLAIPARIVAIDEATDMATVTLGNVKKDISIALIEDVKVDEYVLLHVGYALHKISEEEAARTLEMFDEVELMEEFTGETTEVAP
- the hypB gene encoding hydrogenase nickel incorporation protein HypB; its protein translation is MCTVCGCSEGETTIEGAAHSHSHDHEHPHDHSHDHSHDHTHDHTHEGHSHDHEHHHHDDKTHDYGQGPAHAHAPGLSQSRMVQIEQDILGKNNQYANENRSYFAEHAILALNLVSSPGSGKTTLLTKTLTDLKGTLALSVIEGDQQTANDADRIRETGVKALQINTGKGCHLDAHMVGHAMEPLAPEDKSVLFIENVGNLVCPAAFDLGEAHKVAILSVTEGEDKPLKYPDMFYAADLMILNKIDLLPYLNFDVEKCMAYARRVNPSIKIIQVSATTGEGMDTWYQWIQATHQIAMIGYQPKLASVDADAKAA
- the hypA gene encoding hydrogenase maturation nickel metallochaperone HypA; the protein is MHEMSLCEGVLTVLEDSAKQQGFKKVKKVWLEIGVLSGVEHEAMLFSYDVVVKGSVADGSTLEIIELPAQAWCMQCMNEVEITGRGEPCPSCGSYQLQISSGDELRIKELEVE
- a CDS encoding nickel-dependent hydrogenase large subunit — encoded protein: MGLEGNVSISLLLANQGVQQAVVKSQRPLLAQALLAGTNAKQAPQKVGMVFNLCAKAQASAAAFAVEQAMQTESFREACGVRAQLVRMELMREHLWRICLDWPVLRGLSANHALMKQVLGLDKDWETCLDANKQAFVCGEDVVKPSRSKASKVAMKLGTLLKEQVFYMPPKAFFECKGAEEFLLWAQYTQLNAPQLIQYLVTQAWQGSGSTDTQALPAFETVWLEQVLSSDYADGFMQAPSIDAKTYESTPYARQRSHPLIVELEQKFGVGLLTRFAAVLLELAKTYLDLEKALMQSESRCDAVGSAPDKTGFGAVEAARGRLLHRVVLDAENKVETYQIVAPTEWNFHPDGVLKRALETLQGDAKSIEQQAKLLIHAMDPCVAFELEVSHA